The sequence GGCGTCGATGGTCTTGAGGGAGTATGTCTCGCCGTTCGAGCCCTCGAACGTAGATATCGGAGAGCCAGCAGGCGGGGGAGTGTCCGGGAACATGTCGGCACTCTATCGGGTGCGTGCAGAAGATCCCGTCGCTTATCACCGCTAGCGCGACGGACACCAGTAGCCGCTGCTGAGGCAGGGAGGGCTCGGCGTTCGGCTCGCTCGTGCGCAGAGCCTACCCGCGGTCAAGCGGGAAGGAGCAGAAGCTTGACTTCAGACTTCCGAGTAGTTCACCCGTTCCGATTTCGAGAGCAATGGATGCGAGGTCTCATAGCGAACCCAGCCAACGCTGTCCCAGAAACCACGGGAGGTCGCGTTGTCGTTCAGCGAGGTGAATCGCTGCTTCGGGTACTTCTGGCGGAGCGCCAGAAGTGTCGCACGGCCGATACCCATACGCCGCTGCGAACGTGCGACCTCGAGGGCGAGGATGTCCAGATGGCCGTCGGCCATCGAGCCGAACGCTGCTTCGTAAGGCGAATCAACATATAGAGAGAACTTGCACCGAGCCACCTCAACGGCGCCTCGACTGATAGAGATCCAACGGTATTCGCTGCCAGAAGACTGATCGCGACCCCACCAGGGTGCTCGGAATTCACTATTGTGCTCGAAGTAATACCAGTGGCCGCGTCTTCGCTGGGGGACAACCTCGACTATCTCCACTGAAAGGACGGTCATGCGCTGACAGTAGCGGAAGCTGAAGTCCCGATGGGGGTACCTCACATGCCGAGAGTCGGCAGCCTGCAGACCCCGCAACATCCGCGGGTGGCGTGAACGCCTCAACTCCGGGCCGGACCTGCTGGTCCCTGGCAGGATGAGCCTCATGACCGGCACACCCAACGCGCCGAGAGGCCTCCAACGGCTGCCTGTCACAGAGGTCGCCGAGATTGCAGCATCAGAGGAGCTCTCCCGTCGACTCACACAGATCGAACCGCTACTCGACAGGTACGCCAAGATCGCCCAGTTGCGGCCCAAGCCCAACGCTGAGCTCGCCGACGACGACTCCCGCACGTCCTGGCTGCACCTCAGCCACTTCGTGGCCTCGTGCATGGCCATGGCATCGGACAGCCTCGCCTCAACACAGCAGCTGCTGCTGCCCGACGGCCAACTAGAGCACCGCATTACCGCGCACTTTCCCCTCCTCCGCAGCGCAATGGAATCCGCAGGAACCGCCCTTTGGCTTCTCCAGCCCAACAATCAGCGCGAACGCATCACGCGTCTCCTGAAGGCGCGCACCTCGGACATCGAGTGGGACCTACCACTCGTCAAAGCGGCCGCGCGCATCGCAGACCAGAACACTCCCGAAGGCCGTTCGATGGCTCAACGTGCCATCCGTAACGCTGTAGCCCGCAAGAGACGCCACCTCACCCAGATACGCGAGATCGCTACTCGCGAGAAGATCGCCCCAGACGAGTATTCAGAGGGCCTCCCCGGATACGAGCGCATCATCGAACAAGCCACCGCACACCTCGACCTCCCTGGCGCGTCGGCTCCCACGGTCTGGCGGCTCATCTCAGGGCTCACGCATCCATCACCCCTCCGAATGATGGACACAAGCCAACACGGACAGCCGCTCGATAACCAGGATGGGACTCTCTACGTCCTCTCATCGATGAGCCTCGGCAGCACCACCACGGCGCTACTCGCCGCGATGATGATCTACCGCCAAGCCACCGAGCACCTCGCCTACCGCATCGGCCGCCTGCGACCCCACCGGTAAGCATCGGGAGCGGGCGCGCGAACAGGTCAGGTGTCGAAGATCCAGTCGTGAGGACGATCGGTGGGCATGGTGAGCGGGTAATGGGTTTCCTCTAGTCGGTCGTCGGAGGGTGAGCAAGCGTGCAGCGGCGACCGAAACGTCCTACTGGGCCGGCTCGGACTTCTTCACGGCCGTCCGCCCCTCCGCGAACCGCGCCTGCGCCCGGTCCTGACGACGCGGCACCTCGACGAGCTCCGTCGCCTTCGGCAGGCCCATCGGCTTCGTCGAGACGTACACGCTCTCGGCGGTGTCGACGCGGAAGGTCTCGTGCCAGACGCCCACCGCTCCCGGAGCCTTGCGGGCTGCGCGGTTGAAGGCGGTCCAGGCGGGGCGGTGCTGCTGGTTCGGGCTGGACGCGTACGCGTAGAGCTTGTCGACGGACGACCAGTACTGCACGACGTAGGGTCCGCCCGAGCCGAAGAGCAGGTGGTAGCCGAGCATGCCCGAGTCGGGGTCGGTGCTGAGTTCGCGCAGCATCCCCGGCATGGCGAAGAAGGCTGGCATCCACAGGTCGGGGCGCCACCAGCGGTTGATCTGCATTCCGATGTGGAACACGACGAGCTCGCCCTCGTGGCGGTGGGTCGTGCGGCCCGTGATGACTTTCGACATGATGACTCCTTAGTTAGATAGCTTCACTATCCATAATGGATAGCGCTACTATCGAAATCAAGAGGTGGCCATGAGAATTTCCGAACTGTCAGCCCAGACCGGCGTGACCGTGCCGACGATCAAGTACTACCTGCGCGAGGGGCTGCTGCCCGAGGGAGAGCGCAGTTCACCGACCCAGGCCGCGTACGGCGAGACGCACGTGGAGCGGCTGCGGGTGATTCGGGCGCTGCTCGATGCGGGGGTGAGCATCGCCGAGACGCGGCGCGTGTTGGCCGCTCTCGATGAGCCGCCGGAGAACGCGCACAACCTGCTCGGGATGGCGCATGCGGCGATCACTCCGCCGGTGGATGAGTCTTTGGATCTGACGGACGCTGAGGCTCTTGTCGCGGGGCTCGGGTGGAAGCCGGGGATGTGTGACGAGGCGGTGCTTCATGCGGTCGCGCGGGCGCTGCAAGGGTTGGAGCGCGTCGGGTTCACCGTTCCGGATGCGGCGATGGCGGAGTACCTCGCGAGCATGCGGCGGATTGCGGATGCGGAGATCGCCGGGGTGCCGGGGGAGTCTGCGGAAGCGGCGGTGCGGTACGTAGTGCTCGGGTCGGTGTTGGTGGAACCGTTGTTGTTGGCGTTGCGGCGGGTGGCGCAGCAGGTTAGTTCGGGGGAGCGGTTTGGCGGGGATGGAACTAGCGGATGAGCGCCGCGGCCAGACGCGCTCTCAGTGCTGGATCACACACATAGACGTAAGTTCCACGCATCCCACGCGTCAGCAGCACCCCATAGATGTTCCGGATGAACGTCAATAGATCGTCGTCCCCGAACGCATCCTTCAGGTGCCCCGTGTTCTCCTTGCCCTTCTTGTCCCGATAGCTCTCGCGATCAGCGACTATTCGTCCGGTTGCCGGGTCGAGGCGGAGGTCCGGTCCGATGATGACGCCGGCATAGTTCAGGTCGTACCCCTGAACGGTATGGATCGAGCCGACCTCTTCGAGTGATCCCTTTGAGTTGATCCAGTCCTTATCCGTACCGTTCCACCGCATTCGCTGGCCATCGAGCTCGATGTCGAATGCGTCCGGGTTCTTCTTCGACACCCAATCCCACGCGTAGCCTGCGACGAGGCGGGATAGTCCGACCTCGGCATCCTTCTGTCGGATGGCATCGCGCATCTGTCCGAGGTCGTCGAAGAGCCGGAGTTCATACTCACCGAGATCGGGGAGCGATGGCGTTTCATCTCGCAGGAGGGCGCGGACGAACTCGACGTAGTCGGCGCCAGCCTGCACGCGCATCTGGGTCGTCAGAAGGAAAAAGCGATGCGCGTCCTTGGACCCACTGATTTCGGCGCTGAGCGCCGCCGGAGAAAGATCATGGGGGCGCACGCTCTGCTCCCCGTCGACGAGCAGGAGCTGATGCTTGCTGCGAGCCTTGATCCAGTCGAGCTGGGTGTAGCGAGGATCATCGCTACCGAACAGAGCCTTGTTGATCTCGCGGAACTTCTTGTTCTGCACCCCCGACGCCTGATTGGCTCGCTGCCCGAGTCGGTGGGTCTCATCGACGAGAACGAGGTCGTAAGCCACGTCCGATTCACCGAGCTGGAACGGCGACATCACCATCGCAGCATCGAGCTTGGGAGTCTTCTTGAAGACCTTCTTCACCGACATCCGCAGAGACTGTTGCGGGATCACGAGCGCCATCCGAAGCGTCTTAAGCAGCTCGCGATTCTCGGGGACGAAGAACTCCGAGAACATCGAGTCTGGCTCGACCCCGTCGCGGTCGTCGTAATCGCGGATGTCGGCGAGCAACTTCATCAGGAA is a genomic window of Microbacterium maritypicum containing:
- a CDS encoding DNA/RNA helicase domain-containing protein encodes the protein MTDFSIQRLPFRRDAVDTWARDDTRHTNWPVVYVIEGDAQRSSPGLYVGETVSAATRMRQHLAGSKKNESLESIRVVVDHTFNKSVCLDLESHLIRWFSGDGQYRILNGNDGLTDAQYYDRALYRESFRDVFEALRAEGLFSRSIPQIENSDLFKLSPFKALTDDQGIAIMDILEGLLEDLQDPGARSTLVVQGNPGTGKTIIAIFLMKLLADIRDYDDRDGVEPDSMFSEFFVPENRELLKTLRMALVIPQQSLRMSVKKVFKKTPKLDAAMVMSPFQLGESDVAYDLVLVDETHRLGQRANQASGVQNKKFREINKALFGSDDPRYTQLDWIKARSKHQLLLVDGEQSVRPHDLSPAALSAEISGSKDAHRFFLLTTQMRVQAGADYVEFVRALLRDETPSLPDLGEYELRLFDDLGQMRDAIRQKDAEVGLSRLVAGYAWDWVSKKNPDAFDIELDGQRMRWNGTDKDWINSKGSLEEVGSIHTVQGYDLNYAGVIIGPDLRLDPATGRIVADRESYRDKKGKENTGHLKDAFGDDDLLTFIRNIYGVLLTRGMRGTYVYVCDPALRARLAAALIR
- a CDS encoding MerR family transcriptional regulator; protein product: MRISELSAQTGVTVPTIKYYLREGLLPEGERSSPTQAAYGETHVERLRVIRALLDAGVSIAETRRVLAALDEPPENAHNLLGMAHAAITPPVDESLDLTDAEALVAGLGWKPGMCDEAVLHAVARALQGLERVGFTVPDAAMAEYLASMRRIADAEIAGVPGESAEAAVRYVVLGSVLVEPLLLALRRVAQQVSSGERFGGDGTSG
- a CDS encoding DUF4188 domain-containing protein, translating into MSKVITGRTTHRHEGELVVFHIGMQINRWWRPDLWMPAFFAMPGMLRELSTDPDSGMLGYHLLFGSGGPYVVQYWSSVDKLYAYASSPNQQHRPAWTAFNRAARKAPGAVGVWHETFRVDTAESVYVSTKPMGLPKATELVEVPRRQDRAQARFAEGRTAVKKSEPAQ
- a CDS encoding GNAT family N-acetyltransferase, which codes for MTVLSVEIVEVVPQRRRGHWYYFEHNSEFRAPWWGRDQSSGSEYRWISISRGAVEVARCKFSLYVDSPYEAAFGSMADGHLDILALEVARSQRRMGIGRATLLALRQKYPKQRFTSLNDNATSRGFWDSVGWVRYETSHPLLSKSERVNYSEV